In a genomic window of Mycolicibacillus parakoreensis:
- a CDS encoding carbohydrate ABC transporter permease, which yields MTQRTTTAERRRARAGRWFIAPNLAAVAVFLIFPLGFSAYMSVQRWDLFSPPEYVGWDNFRTLFTADPLFVIAVRNTAVFTLGTVIPTVVISVVVAAALNRRLAGIGVFRTIVFMPLAVSAVVMAVVWQFVFNTDNGLLNIMLAWVGIDPIPWLVDPRWAMVSLCVISVWKSVPFATVILLAAMQGVPESLYEAARIDGAGELRRLTSITVPMIRGAVWFVVVISVIGAFQAFDQVYVLTGGNGGPETGTYVLGIMLFQHAFAFLDFGYASALAWVMFAVLLVLTVIQLRLARRNTVVS from the coding sequence ATGACCCAACGGACAACGACGGCGGAACGTCGCCGGGCGCGGGCGGGCCGATGGTTCATCGCGCCCAACCTCGCCGCGGTGGCGGTGTTTTTGATCTTCCCGCTCGGGTTCTCCGCCTATATGAGCGTGCAGCGTTGGGATCTGTTCAGCCCGCCCGAATACGTGGGCTGGGACAACTTCCGAACCTTGTTCACCGCCGATCCGCTGTTCGTCATCGCGGTGCGCAACACCGCGGTGTTCACCCTGGGCACCGTGATCCCCACCGTGGTGATCAGCGTGGTGGTCGCCGCGGCGCTCAACCGCAGACTCGCCGGGATCGGGGTGTTTCGCACCATCGTGTTCATGCCGCTGGCGGTCTCGGCGGTCGTGATGGCGGTGGTGTGGCAGTTCGTGTTCAACACCGACAACGGTCTGCTCAACATCATGCTCGCCTGGGTGGGCATCGATCCGATCCCCTGGCTGGTCGACCCGCGCTGGGCGATGGTGTCGCTCTGTGTGATCAGCGTGTGGAAAAGCGTTCCGTTCGCCACCGTCATCCTGCTCGCCGCCATGCAGGGGGTGCCCGAATCGCTGTATGAGGCGGCGCGAATCGACGGTGCCGGGGAGCTTCGCCGGCTCACCTCGATCACGGTGCCGATGATCCGCGGCGCGGTCTGGTTCGTCGTGGTGATCTCGGTGATCGGGGCGTTCCAAGCGTTCGACCAGGTGTATGTGCTCACCGGCGGCAACGGTGGGCCCGAGACCGGCACCTACGTGCTGGGGATCATGCTGTTCCAGCATGCGTTCGCGTTCCTCGACTTCGGGTACGCCTCGGCGCTGGCCTGGGTGATGTTCGCGGTGCTGCTGGTGCTGACCGTGATCCAGTTGCGGCTGGCGCGACGCAACACGGTGGTGAGCTGA
- a CDS encoding ABC transporter substrate-binding protein encodes MTGTRISRRTALRGAAAVGAAALAGAPAGCGRGDTDALSFFFAANPEEADARQRIIDAFCAEHPDIPVRTVLSGGNPMQQLSIFCAGGKCPDVVMAWEFSYAGLAERGVLADLNPFLAADPDFAADLRADSIAPLLQTFAYRGDDRSGQFALPEQWSGNFLFYNPGLFAEAGVAPPPRSWQQPWSFAEFLRAAQALTKRGRTGRVSQWGFVDTWAPPYSAALFGMNNGAPWSTPRMNPTHLNFDDDAFLDGVQFYADLSTRYRVAPAASDVQSMSTMDLFSGGRAAMALGGHWRYQTFARAEGLDFDVTVLPTGPRARRAQSNIGTTGLAIAADSPRAEQAWEFVKFVGGPVGQTLIAESGLFVPVLRSAISAPGFAAAHHRIDNLAVLTEGPAHSAGMPISPDWEKVNALMDRNIGPVLRGARKASSLKHTLCGPVDEVLARS; translated from the coding sequence ATGACCGGCACACGTATCTCCCGCCGCACGGCGCTGCGTGGCGCCGCCGCGGTGGGTGCGGCGGCGCTGGCCGGCGCCCCGGCCGGGTGCGGGCGCGGCGACACCGACGCGCTGAGCTTCTTCTTCGCTGCGAACCCGGAGGAGGCCGACGCGCGACAGCGGATCATCGACGCGTTCTGTGCCGAGCATCCCGATATCCCGGTGCGCACGGTGCTCTCCGGCGGCAACCCGATGCAACAGCTGTCGATCTTCTGTGCCGGCGGCAAATGCCCCGACGTGGTGATGGCCTGGGAGTTCAGCTACGCCGGGCTGGCCGAGCGGGGCGTGTTGGCCGACCTGAACCCGTTTTTGGCGGCCGATCCCGATTTCGCCGCGGATCTGCGCGCCGACAGCATCGCGCCGCTGCTGCAGACCTTCGCCTACCGCGGAGACGACCGGTCGGGGCAGTTCGCCCTGCCCGAGCAGTGGTCGGGGAACTTCTTGTTCTACAACCCCGGGCTGTTCGCCGAGGCCGGGGTGGCCCCGCCACCGCGGAGTTGGCAACAGCCGTGGAGTTTCGCCGAGTTCCTCCGCGCCGCGCAGGCGTTGACCAAACGGGGTCGCACCGGGCGGGTCAGCCAGTGGGGGTTCGTCGACACCTGGGCGCCGCCCTATTCGGCGGCGTTGTTCGGCATGAACAACGGGGCGCCATGGTCGACACCCCGGATGAACCCGACCCACCTCAACTTCGACGACGACGCGTTTTTGGACGGCGTGCAGTTCTACGCCGATCTGTCCACCCGCTACCGGGTCGCCCCGGCCGCCTCGGACGTCCAGTCGATGTCGACGATGGACCTGTTCTCCGGGGGGCGCGCGGCGATGGCCCTCGGCGGGCATTGGCGCTACCAGACGTTCGCCCGAGCCGAGGGCCTGGACTTCGACGTGACGGTGCTGCCCACCGGTCCGCGGGCCCGCCGCGCCCAATCCAACATCGGGACCACCGGCCTGGCGATCGCCGCCGACAGCCCGCGGGCCGAACAGGCCTGGGAGTTCGTCAAGTTCGTGGGCGGACCGGTCGGCCAGACGCTGATCGCGGAGAGCGGTTTGTTCGTTCCGGTGCTGCGTTCGGCGATCTCGGCGCCGGGTTTCGCCGCCGCCCACCACCGGATCGACAACCTCGCGGTGCTCACCGAGGGCCCGGCCCACTCGGCCGGCATGCCGATCAGCCCGGACTGGGAGAAGGTCAATGCGCTGATGGACCGCAACATCGGGCCGGTGCTGCGCGGTGCGCGGAAGGCCAGCAGCCTCAAACACACCCTCTGCGGTCCCGTCGACGAGGTGCTGGCCCGATCATGA
- a CDS encoding TOBE domain-containing protein, whose protein sequence is MPSFRISEVAELLGVSDDTVRRWIDAGRLPVTAGEGPRTVDGAALARFVQQRPVAERLSREPVLGASARNRLVGLVTNVIRDTVMAQVDIQAGPFRMVSLMSREAADELGLEPGSLAVASVKATNVVVEVPDR, encoded by the coding sequence ATGCCGAGTTTCCGTATCTCCGAGGTGGCCGAACTGCTCGGGGTCAGCGATGACACCGTGCGGCGCTGGATCGACGCCGGGCGACTGCCGGTCACCGCCGGGGAGGGGCCGCGCACCGTCGACGGGGCCGCGCTGGCACGTTTCGTGCAGCAGCGCCCGGTCGCCGAGCGGCTGTCACGGGAGCCGGTGTTGGGCGCGTCGGCGCGTAATCGGCTGGTCGGGTTGGTCACCAACGTCATCCGCGACACGGTGATGGCCCAGGTCGATATTCAGGCGGGGCCGTTTCGGATGGTGTCGCTGATGAGCCGGGAGGCCGCCGACGAGTTGGGCCTGGAGCCGGGCAGCCTGGCGGTCGCCTCGGT